TGACGCTTGTCCGGCCGAGGCCCGTTGCCGGGAACATAGTCGGCGGGCAGCCTGCAAAGAAAGATGAAATCCACCAGATGGCGCCGACTGGGCGGCAGGGTGTCCTTGCGCTTGAACACATCGCATACCGTCACTAGCGCCGGCTCGTCGACGTGGGCACCGATCTCTTCAAGGCACTCGCGCTGCAACGCGTCTTCGAGAGCTTCCCCTGTGTCCTGTGCGCCCCCAGGCAGGGCATAACGCCCACCCTGCTTGAGCAGTAGCAACACCTGATGATCGCGCAAGATCAGCGCACGTGCCGTGTTGCGCACCTCAGGTAGTAGGTCGGGAAGTAGGTCAGGAAGTAGATCGGGCATAGGGTCCTTGCTGATCACGATTCACATGTCTGCAAAAAGCATATCATCAACTCCATGAACCGCTGGTTACAGTCATTGACTTGACAGATATGGCGTGGATGATCGTTGAAATTCACGGAAGAGCCACGCTTTAGGACGCCAAGATGATCAATATCAGGGTCACACGCAGTGCCCAGGTGCCGGACCCGTTACGGATCCGGCGCTGCCAAAAGACGCCCGAACTCGGCCCACGGTTGCTCTTCTTCAGCGGAGGGTCGGCACTCAACGGCCTATCCAAGAACCTGCAGCACTATACCCATAACTCGATTCACCTGGTCACACCGTTCGACTCCGGCGGCAGTTCCGCCAAGCTACGCGATGCGTTTCGTATGCCGGCCATCGGTGACCTGCGCAGTCGCCTGATGGCATTGGCCGACGACTCGA
Above is a window of Halomonas sp. I5-271120 DNA encoding:
- a CDS encoding NUDIX domain-containing protein, producing the protein MPDLLPDLLPDLLPEVRNTARALILRDHQVLLLLKQGGRYALPGGAQDTGEALEDALQRECLEEIGAHVDEPALVTVCDVFKRKDTLPPSRRHLVDFIFLCRLPADYVPGNGPRPDKRQLDVCWVNVEEVPELTFTPEYLSTWLPPLIRAAEQGSTTVAYAGAFHDDPTA